One stretch of Falco naumanni isolate bFalNau1 chromosome 7, bFalNau1.pat, whole genome shotgun sequence DNA includes these proteins:
- the ZC2HC1C gene encoding zinc finger C2HC domain-containing protein 1C, with product MAWIPPVRSVMAAPKLVPRSQLAYQNNFQHKFLSDKEESLKDHYAQKSQSYLCALSPESSQYSSGYGGFCSNGLQGKYLTSQAKTLPPISVARRKEGVDRAYPLKPVLNYRNVSGPVVNTAQLRSSPCMEKAPNSRLNSMREGKLPAGRFPLATVFSPWAEEPKQSASHLYRSRQAYILKLEEDGRKMEQEIRKQEAILREKLSRTKEELRRIQREKELAKAEERRRREAERTHEERAARHPEEKTFRVAVRPGDRVFGGVQSAEATVPKPGTALRPQELAMRKLKKEQLVASNSRIRDHVPQELSGSSSELATEGRSCPATRLVQGSGDQLFAEAPYMQAASNAVQEDLGECSFCGRRFVLGRLEKHMGICSKIQRSERKVFDSSKARARGTELEQFQQWNSSERPQKQPPRRNNWRQKHDYLMQTLQQARQVQQIVSKGGKASALPSLPPIENSDYVACPYCTRRFSPQAAERHIPKCKTIKNRPPPPPWRKRC from the exons ATGGCTTGGATTCCGCCGGTGCGTTCTGTGATGGCAGCTCCTAAGCTTGTTCCCCGTTCCCAGCTGGCATACCAGAACAACTTTCAGCATAAATTCCTATCCGATAAAGAGGAAAGTTTAAAGGATCACTATGCCCAAAAGAGCCAAAGCTATTTATGTGCTCTTTCTCCAGAAAGTAGTCAATACAGCTCTGGGTATGGAGGCTTCTGTTCTAATGGGCTGCAGGGCAAGTACCTTACCAGCCAGGCCAAGACTCTGCCACCTATATCAGTAGCCAGACGGAAAGAAGGAGTGGACCGTGCATATCCTTTGAAGCCAGTTCTTAACTACAGGAATGTGAGTGGTCCAGTGGTcaacacagcacagctcaggagTTCCCCATGCATGGAAAAAGCTCCAAATAGTAGGCTTAACTCAATGAGAGAAGGGAAGCTTCCAGCAGGGAGGTTTCCACTAGCTACAGTGTTCTCTCCTTGGGCAGAAGAACCTAAACAGTCAGCCTCCCACCTATACAGGAGCAGGCAAGCCTACATCCTAAAGTTGGAGGAAGATGGACGGAAAATGGAACAGGAAATTCGAAAGCAAGAGGCCATCCTTAGAGAGAAGCTGAGTAGAACAAAGGAGGAGCTTAGGAGGATTCAGAGAGAGAAGGAGCTtgccaaagcagaagagagaagacgcagagaagcagagaggacCCATGAGGAAAGGGCTGCAAGGCACCCTGAGGAGAAAACTTTCAGAGTTGCAGTCAGGCCAGGTGATAGGGTCTTCGGTGGGGTGCAGTCCGCAGAGGCCACTGTCCCCAAGCCTGGCACTGCCCTCCGCCCCCAAGAACTGGCTATGAGGAAACTCAAGAAGGAACAGCTGGTGGCCAGCAACAGCAGAATTCGAGACCACGTACCCCAGGAGCTTTCAGGCTCTTCTTCAGAGCTGGCCACAGAAGGTAGGTCTTGTCCTGCCACCCGCTTAGTCCAAGGTTCTGGTGACCAACTGTTTGCAGAGGCGCCATACATGCAGGCTGCCAGTAATGCGGTGCAGGAGGATCTTGGAGAGTGCAGCTTCTGCGGACGTAGGTTTGTCCTTGGAAGGCTTGAGAAGCATATGGGTATCTGCAGCAAGATCCAACGCTCCGAGAGGAAAGTGTTTGACTCAAGCAAAGCCAGAGCTAGGGGCACAGAACTGGAACAGTTTCAGCAGTGGAATAGCTCAGAGAGGCCTCAG aagcagccacCCAGAAGGAACAACTGGAGACAGAAGCATGATTATTTAATGCAGACCCTGCAGCAGGCCCGTCAGGTTCAGCAAATAGTCTCCAAGGGAGGAAAGGCATCTGCCCTGCCCTCGTTGCCTCCCATCGAAAACTCAGACTACGTTGCCTGCCCCTACTGCACCCGCCGATTTTCTCCCCAAGCAGCTGAGAGACATATTCCCAAATGCAAAACCATCAAGAACAggcccccacccccaccatgGAGGAAGCGCTGCTGA